The nucleotide sequence attaaaacattagcTCTGTAGTAATGGAACGAAAAAGAGAAGCTGTGTGGAAACAAGAATACAAGATGGATTTGGATAACTCTTGTTCAGAAACCACACTCAATTGTCTTTGTTTATGCAGATCAAGAGTGTTTGGTTTCCAATTCAGAACGGAAAATTTCGTGGTTTTTGTAATATTGAATTTGGGACACATCAAGAAGCTTTAAACGCTATAAATGCATTATCCAGAACCCATTTCTATGGACGCCCTTTGGTAAGTGTCTTATGTTGTGTAGCCATCTCTCTAGCCTGTTCATTTTGACATCCTTTGGATGCATacttaactctctctctctctatatgaGTTCTTTGCAGGTGCTCGAGTGGAAGAAGGAGGATGACAAGAGCATGGAAGCGATCCGAAAATCTAGTCCTGCCAAGTATGTGGACCAAGAAAACGATAAtccaaagaaaaggaaaaggtcGGCAGTTGTTGGTGAAAGAAGAATGAAGCTTAAGAGAAGTAGCTGAAATTGACCAACTTAGATACCCAATGCCTGTTTCCTAAATCGGCAAGACATACATAGAGTATATCTATTCATAGAAAACGCAGCTTTCAGCTGAGTTTCTAGTAGAAGCATATTTATATTTGGTTGAAGATTTGGTGTCTATACCATCAGTATTGgaagtattattattacatgCACATCTGAATATATAAATCCATCCGTCAACTTTATAAaccatacatatattatatatatgttgtagtGGAGTTCGGTATCGACTTAAGTCTCTTCCTTTCAATTGTAAAAAAGGAAAACGTCATAATACTTGAAAGGAAGAGACCAATAATAAGGAATGAAGTCTAACTGCAATTCTCACAATatcaagaaaggaaaaagaaaaccctaagaAACCGTCTCTCTCACGTCTGATTCTTCTCCTCGTTACTCTATATATCTATCAGCCAAAGAATATGTAAGAGTAGTGGTTTCCCGGCCGGGAACAGTTATATCTTCAAACTTTAGAGTTTTCCGCAAGAAATCgattttataatattgtttggttattgtttcAGCCTTCCGGCTTACAGGTCGAGGAGGATAGGTGTTAAGAAATCAAATGTTCTTCATGTTTGGAATCTGAGCTCCAAGACAACTGATGAGAGTTTGAAGGAGCATTTAACTCAACTGTTGAAGCAGGGACAGCAGATTCTGAGTGTCAGGGTTAGTttcttgttacattttttttgttagattgattagatattattattagtattattacaaTACTAATACAGTATGCAGACTTAAAAATCATACATAAAAGCATCTCTCGGATGGATTTGTTCATGAATACAAAGCATCTCTCGGATGGATTTGTTCATGAATCATGAAACCACCATCCTCTTGTTTATATATGTCTATGCAGCTCAAGAGTGTTGACCTTCCATTGTATGATAATGGACAGCGTGGTTCTATCGCTTATGTTGACTTTTGCGAACATCAAGATGCTAAAAACGCTAAAAAGGCATTGACTAACACTCTCTTACATGGAAAGTCTTTGGTAagtctttatctctctctctctctctctctctctctctcatgttcACTTGACATCCTATCCATGGATGCATTCTCtgactctctctctatttctcgtCTTTACAGGTGGTCAAGTGGGCTTTGGATTTCGATAGCATGGACGACCCAAAACCACCCCGTGCACCAAGACCAATAACAATAGCAGCTTACCCTCCTCGTcatacaaagaaaagaagagccTCCTCAGTTGATGATTATGAACAGCAGGTTGAAGTTTGTGAGAGAATAGCTTAATAGCCCCCGCACCTCTATCGTGTTTCTTCTACTTTGTATCTAGTCTCTATTCCCACTACTCTACCACtacaaaatatgttgttttaagactttttttctccatggtttcctacTACTCAGCTGGACCGGTTCTTTACCGgatccattaaaaaaaagagttcgGTATCAACTCAAGTCTCTTCCTTTCCCTATGGTTTTACTTCTCTTGTCTAATTCGGAGCCTTCATATTAATTGAGTCTAATTGCAATTCtcacattacaaaaaaaaaaaaggggaagaaagaaaataaagcttTGTTCTGCTTGTAACTGTTTTATACACATGATTTCGATGTCTCGAAGAAGTAAACCTCTCTTCTTGGGCACCTTCATTTTTTAACAAATGCAGATTCGGCCAAGTCAATGGCTCGAGCAAGACCAGCGGCTTTGTTCTGGCACTCACAGAGTTCGTCTTGCGGGTCACTATCAGCTACTACACCGGCTCCAGCTTGTAGATAAGCCACCCACTCACGGCGTTTGTTGGCATTCTTGTAAGAGTACATTGTATTGTATTGACATGCTGTCGGGAAAACGATTGTCCTGAGGGATAAAGCAATGTCCATGTCACCAGTGAAGGAGACTCCACCAAAACCGCCACTGTATGGTCCACGCCTTGTTGGCTCTAGCTCATCGATTAGTTCCATGGCTTTGACCTTTGGTGCGCCACTAACTGTTCCCACTGGTAATGCCGCACGTAGTGTGTCCCAGCAAGTCAGATCATCTTGTAATTCTCCTGTCACCTACACACATAGAAGTATAACTTAAGATATGAAGGAACACATTCATTATGTGTGAGACTTTAGATATTTGATCTACTGGTTATCTAATTAAAACTTACCGTTGAGCTTATATGCATAACATGGGAATAACGTTCGATGTTCATAAGCTTCTCTACTTTGACTGATCCGTATTTCGCAACCTTTCCAACATCGTTGCGACCAAGATCAACCAACATGATGTGCTCAGCACATTGCTTTTCATTCTCTAGCAGTTCCTTCTCTAATCTCTTATCCTCAACTTCATTCTTCCCTCTCTTGCTGGTTCCTGCTAATGGCCGATTCACTATCTTGTTCTGCTTGAAAATATGATATAAAGGTTAGCGTCAAATATGTTATTAAGATTTTATGCAACTTTGAGATAAGAGAGCTTTTACCTGCTTTACTTTGGTGAGAATTTCTGGACTTGATGCTACCATAATACATCCTCTAGCCTGATTAAGAGgacaaataaaacattaatgGTTTATTCACCACAGATACAAAAccaaagttttaaaagaaaagttttctCTAACACCAACCTGCAAATAACCCATATACGGACTTGGATTCACAACTCTTAGTGCTCTATAAACTTCAAAGGGGTCTGCAAATGTCCGCCTCTCAAAACGTTGACTCAGCACGATCTGGAATATGTCTCCTGCAAGTATATGTTCCTTGGCCTTGACCACAGCCTCCTTGTACTCTTCGCATGTCACGTTCGAGTTTGTAAGCGTCGGCCCAAATTGTCGTGTCTGAAGATTCACGTTACCTGCAGCCAGCTTTGGCCTGTAAAGACAAcggaaaacaaaaccaacttttAAGGATGGTAACCAGATGACAGTTCACAAACTAAAATGAGGGAAACAGATACTTACGGCTCAATATCGTGTAACTTGGCCACCAAGTTCTCCAAATGTTGCATTCCATTACTGTATGCCTTCTCGTAAGGAAGGCTCCCGTTTAGTCTAATCCAATGAATAACATACGCTTTCTGTAGAAATAGTACGGAAcattaaaatcaccaaattAGGAGATTTCACAGGTTAATCAAAAACATGGATGGTAACAAAAGTAATAATACCTTCTCAACGTGATCAAATACAATTACATCGTCATAAAGACCAAGATGCATGTCTGGCAAGTTCCTATCATCTTCAGGGGCCTTTGAAAATGGTAATTTCCTCTTCTCGACATAGCGAACTGTGTCATACGAGAAAAAACCAACCCACCCACCTATCATGATAAAGAAAATCTTGTTAAGAGACAACACTCCAGGAAAAAGAAAGGACACTAAGGTCAATCAATCTTCTATCTAATAGTGCAAGAAAGGACATTCAAGAACAGAAAGGTGTGAATCAGAGACTATTGTTTTAAGGGGGAAAAAGGTACAAGGCAAACTAGATCACATAAGGGATAGAATGTTCAGATAAAGACCAGCACAATAAAGGGGAAAGCTCAATACTTAACAAGTTGAAGATCTAATATGGTATGGCATATAAAGAACACAGGGTACCTGCATTAATTGCTAATTGGTTTTGATATAGGAAACTTGACATTAACAAATTCAAAAAGCAGGAGCTTGTTACAATTCCCCAGTCCATAAAAGCAGTGGCTTTATTCGTTTAAGGTTAActattaacaaacaaatcaaagacaaaaatatcTTACCACAAAAAGCATCAGGAAGGTCCTGAACTAGTTGAGGATCAGGGTTCCATTTCTCGGAGATTTGTCTAGGGATCTCCATTGGATCTTCGACGTATTCCTCAGTCATGGTTTCGTTTTTGTGATCCATTACAGTAACTTTAGTCTCCTTTGCCACTATCTCCATCGCAGGCTGAGCCCCAATAACACTATAACGACCCTATCGTTATAAACAATCCACATACAAAGAAACAGTTAGTAACAGATTAAAAAGAAGATAGATATACAAAGACCTTGtacaaaaagaaagattgaaaaaacTTACAACGCTGGACATCTGAGAACCAGGCTCAACAGACTCAAAAAGAAAGCTAGGAGCTTCACGGTCATCTTCTTTGACCAAACAACGGTAAGCAAGAACAGGAGTAAGCTGATCAGAGAATATACAACGGTAGATTGGTATAAGGTTTGTACTCTTAGAAGCATCTCCCAACTTCTTTGTATCACTTACTGCAATAAGtaaccaattaaaattttatacacaGAACTGATTTCACATTCCCAAATCAAATTAGTCAAAAGAATTGAAATTTATAGCTTAAAGTTCAACAATTTTTCCCGCATTTTATAATATcactaaaactcaaaacaaaatccaaaacccaaaaaaggaCAAAGAGCATTGCTTTTTCATACCTATTGAAGCTTCCGGAGAAACAGAGACGCATTTAATCGAACGGAAAGAAGGCGGGTAAGCGGAGCTTCGACCGGAATATCCAGTAACGgtcacagaagaagaagaagagagtccaCGAAAAGGGACAAGCCGGCGAGAGAAACTCAATGGTTGCATAGTGGCTACATTCATAGAGGTAGACATCGTGTTGGTGGTTTAACCGTTACGGTTGAGATGCGGCGGCCGGAATGTTTGAAAAAGatccggagaagaagaagaagattcagaggTGACGGCTAAAAGagtgaatttttattttattttgttttaaagtatttttttctattggagTGAGTGACGAATGAAAATATTCAGGAGATGGCTTATTTATAAAGATGATGACCATGTGATACTTATTGTGAATTTACTTTTTTACCCCTTACCtgtatttttccattttttttttgtatcaaggTCACGTGCACCAGTGCATGTCTTTATCTTTTTACTGTAGGAAGAAGTGGATGGCTGGGAAGCAAAACCCTGTTTAgaaataatttggttttcagaAAATAACGATAAAGACATACACTTTGCCTAAAATATAGTATaagttttaaaaagatataattaTCTTCAAAACTTGAGCCATATATATCaaagtttaaactttttttaaaaggtagaaatatcttcaaaaattgAGCCATATATATGGCATGAGAAaaacgggaaaaaaaaaactcaatgggATAAAATTCATAAAGATAAGTAGATATGGTCATATCCCTAATGTCTATTGtttaagggaaaaagaaaaaaactctacTAATGGTGAGAATATATAATAGCTTATATGACTTTTATGATTTTAAGAACAATAACAAAAGATAAATTAGTTTCCTTGTGtgttgttttctaattttgactAGGGTGAATTGGTGGAATTGTACAGTTGGTTTTGTGATTGTTTTCTTGACTAAATTTGTATGTATTATAGTGGTCATTTGTAAATTGTACGTggttgtatatatgtattattattggtCTGGTtgtatgtgaaaaaaaaaaaaaagttatttataagtggttgtatatatgtattattgttTTTGACTAAAGTTCATTCACTTTTCGATtcggaaccaaaaaaaaattatagataagACCGatcatcaaaaatcaaaaccaccCTACGTTTTGGGTGGAGAACAACTGTTatcatttgttgttgttgcagtgTAATAAAATCAACAACCTTCATCAAAAGCGAACTCATGTCTTTCACCAAAGATTGCACCAGTCAGTTCCATAAGCCAATAGCAGCCACCGATAGATACGAAGAACCGTCGTCTTTCTCAAAAGTATTGAAAAGTCTTTCTTTATGAACGCCCCAATTAGAAGACAATCGTGTAAGTAtggatttttcaattttttattcaaCAAACTAAAAAAGCTCTAGTTGGTAACATGCCTAATAGCGGAATATCAACAATACTACTTCTTTAccatgtatatatttaataagcTGATAGTGatgtcttttaatttcttcagTCAATTATATATTAGTAGTACGATTACGAATGTTAGATTCTTTGACCTTTCCTcgaataaacaaacaacaatcataGTATGACTATGTGCCCAAAATTGAAAGGTTGCTTTGGTTTGCTACCAACCAAATTCAAATCCATCCACATGAAATGCATGTGCTTTTGTTCTATCATTTACCTTCCAACGTTACAATATTACGTATCTTGATTGACAATACCAAACGTAATTGAAAAAACTAGTATTAGTTTATCTTTTTGAGAGAAATTTGGTTTGTTTCCTAAGCTGCTTCCATGACAGTCAAAATATAGCACATAACCAAAACAAGTGTTGAACATAACTtagagaccaaaacaaaaagttacaaCTATATCTCTGATTACTTTGTTGAGCTctgtatatgtatatgatgATACGAGTCACTTCACAAGCCTATCATCATGGCTTCACCGCCAGTGAAAGCAAATGGGTAAGGCAAACACACTAGCAAGGAGAGAAACAGAACCACGATTCCTAGAGACACATACTTATCATCAGGCGTCGTTATTTCTTCAGCCAGCGGCGCAATCGGTCCACGCTGCAGGAAGAATATCAGAACCACCCAGTAGAATGCCACGTCACTGAACAACGCTGATAAGCCCAAAAGCGCTATGGAGGCACCTGTGAGCCTTGTTGCTGTCtgaaaaaatcatttgaaagacatatctaattaacgTGTTAAGACATCCAGCACAAAGACATTATAAGTTTTTTCAAGACATTCTAATTGATGTGTTACCTTTCTACCCCAAATGGCGAAAGCTATTCTGCCCCCATCTAGCTCACCCGCAGGGATGCTGTTAATGCCATTGATGAGAAGTCCAGCCCATGCCCAGATCACAAGTGGGTTAAGAGATATTGAAGTTCCATCTTTGAGTACATCACCGAGTAGGAGCTTTGCTATAAAAGCAAAAGAGGGAGAAATGCTTAAACATTGATTTAACACTCCAGATTCAGCCTTCAACACTTATCATATTTGATTAAGAGTTAAAAAGCTTACCAATACCACCAACGAGGAAGGATTCATGAAACACTGATGCGTCAACTACAACGCCAATGCCGTCACTAGGAGGCACGAATAACCCTATAAGAAACAGAATCAAGCCTAGAGAAAAGCCAGCCAAAGGTCCTGCAGCTGCAAGCTTCAAAAGATCTTCTCGCTTGGCTACGATATTTTTGATTCTTGTTATAGCACCGAACGAGCCTATCTGCCATCTAAAACATGTCCATCAAATggctaaaaaaacaaatttcaggTGAAAGGAGGTTCCTTTTCTTTCAAATAGAACATTGCATCTTCACCTGCCAACTTGGAACAAAGAATGGAACACCAAGCTTTATCCCTAAGTTATTTGCAACTAAAATGTGCCCGAGTTCATGTACTCCAAGGACAAGAGCGGTGACAAGAGCTCCTGGTAAGCCATCTTTCAACAGTTCAAGGTTGTCAAATGCTGATCTGCAATTAAATTCATGGTAGGGAGGAAATTTTTTACTCAGTATGATGATTTGGAAGTATAATATACTCTGGAGAAAACATGTTCAAGATGTTCTTACAGTAAGTCGGATTGTAGGGCGGGCACATTACGGAGAAACAATGTAAACAATGCCACCAATCCAAAAGAACCAGCAGCAAACCATTCAGGGACAGCTGCAATTATATGTAGTTTCCAGCTAAAACTTAATAATCTGAGAAAGATCCTTATAACATGGAAGTATATAGCAATATATACCTGTTGTCTCGGGTTCTAAGGACCTTTTTGGAACAACAACAGCCACAGGTTTATCATCTTCAGGATTGGTGAGGAGAAAAAGCTTGTACTGGTCACCAAAATTATTCTGCAGATAGATGAGCAATATATTATTACTCTTTGTCACAGCATGTGCTTGTCAACGATCAAAGTtaagaaaacccaaaaagcAGAATTGCTACCTCCATCCTCGTCTTTATCTTCTCATAACTTTTAGCAGGCTGGCCTCTAAGATTTCCTTTGAACAATACCCCACCCTACCAACATTGTCTCAGAAACGTCAAACTCAGAATCTCTTATTCATGTTTCATAATATGTTTAAAAGCAAAGTTGATAGTaaccttaagaaaaaaaactgatgagGTTCTCACTGACTCACCTCATATGGCTCTTGACTTGTTACGAAGAAGGTGTCAAACCCGAATACTTGTCCCCTGAGAATGTCAATGGTTTCCTTGGGAAGTCTCATGGAATCATCCAATTGTAATGGCTGTTCACAACAACTTTTTtatgaaagataaaaaacagAAAGCATTAAGCTGCCGCTGTTATAAATAACATTGTTGATAATACTTACATTCACACCCGGAAGAGGAGAACCGCTGCTTACTTCTACTTTGTCACCGTCCTATTTCAAATGCAGTAGAAGAGTACAACACattcagaaacaaaaccaagaaactaCATATATGAACAATGGGAGCTATTAAATCAATATTACAGGAAATAAGGTTATTTAGACACATAAGATTCAGAATCAAATGTAACAATTGCTTACG is from Camelina sativa cultivar DH55 chromosome 20, Cs, whole genome shotgun sequence and encodes:
- the LOC104768768 gene encoding anthranilate synthase alpha subunit 1, chloroplastic, producing the protein MSTSMNVATMQPLSFSRRLVPFRGLSSSSSVTVTGYSGRSSAYPPSFRSIKCVSVSPEASIVSDTKKLGDASKSTNLIPIYRCIFSDQLTPVLAYRCLVKEDDREAPSFLFESVEPGSQMSSVGRYSVIGAQPAMEIVAKETKVTVMDHKNETMTEEYVEDPMEIPRQISEKWNPDPQLVQDLPDAFCGGWVGFFSYDTVRYVEKRKLPFSKAPEDDRNLPDMHLGLYDDVIVFDHVEKKAYVIHWIRLNGSLPYEKAYSNGMQHLENLVAKLHDIEPPKLAAGNVNLQTRQFGPTLTNSNVTCEEYKEAVVKAKEHILAGDIFQIVLSQRFERRTFADPFEVYRALRVVNPSPYMGYLQARGCIMVASSPEILTKVKQNKIVNRPLAGTSKRGKNEVEDKRLEKELLENEKQCAEHIMLVDLGRNDVGKVAKYGSVKVEKLMNIERYSHVMHISSTVTGELQDDLTCWDTLRAALPVGTVSGAPKVKAMELIDELEPTRRGPYSGGFGGVSFTGDMDIALSLRTIVFPTACQYNTMYSYKNANKRREWVAYLQAGAGVVADSDPQDELCECQNKAAGLARAIDLAESAFVKK
- the LOC104768769 gene encoding probable zinc metalloprotease EGY2, chloroplastic; amino-acid sequence: MNLAVASYSGNCGVLSQCSSCCSSLQFQPFVATSSLNFGQTGTSRRKRDLKLERVFRKRETFVRATETQTEPEGNNDEDNNGEEGKETSADGPPKQIPTELNSQSTVVNEAPGNEEENKTQFKSQDGDKVEVSSGSPLPGVNPLQLDDSMRLPKETIDILRGQVFGFDTFFVTSQEPYEGGVLFKGNLRGQPAKSYEKIKTRMENNFGDQYKLFLLTNPEDDKPVAVVVPKRSLEPETTAVPEWFAAGSFGLVALFTLFLRNVPALQSDLLSAFDNLELLKDGLPGALVTALVLGVHELGHILVANNLGIKLGVPFFVPSWQIGSFGAITRIKNIVAKREDLLKLAAAGPLAGFSLGLILFLIGLFVPPSDGIGVVVDASVFHESFLVGGIAKLLLGDVLKDGTSISLNPLVIWAWAGLLINGINSIPAGELDGGRIAFAIWGRKTATRLTGASIALLGLSALFSDVAFYWVVLIFFLQRGPIAPLAEEITTPDDKYVSLGIVVLFLSLLVCLPYPFAFTGGEAMMIGL